The genomic window TGCACCGGGGAGCGCTCGCGGCGATGCACCGCCCACCGCTCGCCGACCCCGCCGAACTCCTCGCCGACGCCCGCCGGGTGGTCATCCTCGAAGACATCGTCGACCACACCAACGTCGGCGCCATCTTCCGCTCCGTCGCCGGCCTCGGTGCCGACGCGGTCCTGATCACCCCGCGCTGCGCCGACCCGCTGTACCGTCGAAGCGTCCGCGTCAGCATGGGCACGGTCCTGCAGGTGCCGTGGACCCGCCTGCCGGAATGGGATGTCGCATCCGACGTCCTGCGGGATGCCGGCTTCGAGACGGCCGCCCTCGCTCTGGCCGACGACGCCGTGGACCTCGACACCTATGCTCGGACCGCCCCGGAACGGCTCGCCATCGTGCTCGGCGCTGAAGGTGACGGTCTGAGCGCCTCGGCCCTCGCCGCCGCCGACACGATCGTGACCATCCCGATGCTCCACGGCGTCGACTCGCTGAACGTCGCGTCGGCCAGTGCCGTCGCCCTCTGGGAGCTCCGGGTCCGCTGACCACGGTCCAACGCTGCTCGAAGACCACCGGCACGGCGGCAGGTCGCGACAGGGGACGCGCAGGAGCGCCGGGTAGCATGACCGGGTGCCACTCACGAGACGACAGATCTATCGCCGCCGCCGTCTCGCCGTCTTCGGCGTCCTCGCCCTCCTGATCGGGCTGTTCGGGTACAGCGCAGGCGCGCTGCTCCGACCGGTCCCGGCCGCGGCTGCGACGCTCGAAGCCGGCGACGCCCTCACGACCTCGCTCGTCCAGCAGACCACACCGGTCGCCTGGCCCGGATTCGGGCGGGGCGCCCTCGGTGCCGTCGGGTTCGACGGCGTCCTGAGTTCGAGTGGCGAACAGACGCCGTTCCCCATCGCGAGCATCACCAAGACGATCACCTCCCTCGTCGTGCTGGAGGCCAAGCCCCTCGCCGCGGGCGATCAGGGCCCGTCCATCACGCTGACCGACGCCGACGTCGGGTTCTACTACGACACCATCGCGGAGAACGGTTCAGCGGCACCCGTCGTCGCCGGG from Plantibacter flavus includes these protein-coding regions:
- a CDS encoding TrmH family RNA methyltransferase, translated to MQVIRITDLDDGRLDDYARLTDVALRRVSEPAGGLYIAESTKVMERALRAGHRPRSVLLQEKWLDDVSPLLEDHDVPVFVGEPALLEQLTGFHLHRGALAAMHRPPLADPAELLADARRVVILEDIVDHTNVGAIFRSVAGLGADAVLITPRCADPLYRRSVRVSMGTVLQVPWTRLPEWDVASDVLRDAGFETAALALADDAVDLDTYARTAPERLAIVLGAEGDGLSASALAAADTIVTIPMLHGVDSLNVASASAVALWELRVR